One Frankia alni ACN14a DNA window includes the following coding sequences:
- a CDS encoding GNAT family N-acetyltransferase, whose translation MTLTYGLPTRIEIPTVITSRLILRGWRPEDLHPYAAMNADPETMRYLDGPFGLAGTERLVTHLLGMWMIHGHGMWAVEERGSGEFLGRAGVYFADGWPGIEVAVSIRRDHWGQGLGTEAVRASLEFGFERLTVDELITSTHRDNAGMNAIAHRLGMTFRGIADVGPWLASNVYVMSRQQWYARTATADRALPRERDSPAARSSDSARPVG comes from the coding sequence ATGACGTTGACTTACGGCCTGCCCACCCGAATCGAGATCCCGACCGTCATCACCTCCCGGTTGATCCTGCGCGGCTGGCGTCCCGAGGATCTGCACCCGTACGCCGCGATGAACGCCGACCCGGAGACGATGCGTTATCTCGACGGCCCGTTCGGGTTGGCCGGCACGGAACGTCTCGTCACTCATCTCCTCGGCATGTGGATGATCCACGGTCACGGCATGTGGGCGGTTGAGGAACGGGGCAGCGGGGAGTTCCTCGGCCGAGCCGGGGTGTATTTCGCGGACGGTTGGCCGGGGATCGAGGTCGCCGTGTCCATCCGGCGGGACCACTGGGGTCAGGGGCTCGGCACGGAGGCGGTCCGGGCCTCACTGGAATTCGGCTTCGAACGGCTCACAGTGGACGAGCTGATCACTTCGACGCATCGGGACAACGCCGGCATGAACGCGATCGCCCACCGGCTCGGCATGACCTTCCGCGGGATCGCCGACGTCGGCCCGTGGCTGGCCAGCAACGTCTACGTGATGAGCCGCCAGCAGTGGTACGCCCGGACCGCGACCGCCGACCGCGCCTTACCCAGGGAGCGGGACAGCCCCGCCGCCCGCAGCTCGGACAGCGCCCGGCCGGTCGGCTAG